In a single window of the Bacillus clarus genome:
- a CDS encoding MFS transporter, producing the protein MLNEEEIVKYSSSSKWIMLILATVVQASATLITYGVGVLAIFWKQKYILTTMQVGLLISVVNIGPLFCMLFVGRLLDRYSERVLIGSSSVLLGISLLFVNVVGGFVGLLFILLLVGVFYSTSQPGGSKIILKWFPKENRGLAMGIRQAGIPIGGAIAGFIIPLLSYKFSLSCTIYVLSSVCILGGIVFLMFYKEPYAHRGSSQQNKKTSFGVQLKQVICTKSLYPVFITGICMISLQMVLVGHFLKFLVVVKSITPILAGEIFSITLFSGMIGRIILAVISDVVYKGNRRMPLLISVCISCLLIVVLIITIHNIAIGGLFLLSSLLGFFAIGWFSLFMTEITEKANEEVVGLTVSFALTLNQVAIMIAPTFFGYIVDGKGYMYAWGGFVVLLFISSVSLYVSNKR; encoded by the coding sequence TTGTTAAATGAAGAAGAAATTGTAAAGTACAGTAGTTCTTCTAAATGGATTATGCTTATTTTAGCGACAGTAGTACAAGCGAGTGCGACTCTTATCACGTATGGGGTAGGAGTTTTGGCGATTTTTTGGAAGCAAAAATATATTCTTACTACTATGCAAGTGGGATTATTAATAAGTGTTGTAAATATAGGGCCACTTTTTTGTATGCTGTTTGTCGGAAGACTGCTTGATCGATATAGTGAGAGGGTGCTAATTGGGAGTAGTTCTGTACTACTTGGTATATCTCTTTTGTTTGTGAATGTAGTAGGGGGATTTGTTGGATTACTATTTATTCTACTTTTAGTAGGTGTATTTTATAGTACATCTCAGCCAGGGGGAAGTAAAATCATTTTAAAATGGTTTCCGAAAGAGAATCGCGGATTAGCGATGGGGATAAGGCAAGCTGGTATACCTATCGGCGGAGCTATAGCTGGATTTATTATTCCGTTGCTGTCTTATAAATTTAGTTTATCCTGTACGATATATGTTCTTTCAAGTGTATGTATTTTAGGCGGAATTGTATTTTTAATGTTCTATAAAGAACCATATGCCCATAGGGGATCTAGTCAACAAAATAAAAAAACGTCTTTCGGGGTACAGTTAAAACAGGTTATATGTACAAAGAGTCTATATCCTGTTTTCATTACAGGTATTTGTATGATTTCGTTGCAAATGGTTTTAGTTGGACATTTTCTGAAATTTTTAGTTGTTGTAAAATCGATAACGCCGATTTTGGCAGGAGAAATATTTTCAATTACTTTATTTTCAGGGATGATTGGTAGAATTATATTAGCGGTAATTAGTGATGTAGTTTATAAAGGGAACCGCCGAATGCCATTATTGATTTCTGTATGTATTTCTTGCTTATTAATTGTTGTCCTCATCATAACGATACATAATATTGCGATAGGGGGGCTCTTCCTATTGAGTAGCTTGTTAGGTTTCTTTGCTATTGGCTGGTTTAGTTTGTTTATGACTGAGATTACTGAGAAAGCAAATGAAGAAGTAGTAGGACTTACAGTTAGTTTTGCGCTTACACTCAATCAAGTTGCCATTATGATAGCTCCTACTTTCTTTGGTTATATAGTAGATGGAAAAGGCTATATGTACGCCTGGGGAGGATTTGTTGTGTTATTATTTATTTCATCGGTAAGCTTATATGTGAGTAACAAGAGATAA
- a CDS encoding LysR family transcriptional regulator: MDIKDLTVFLEVANAGNISHAAKKLNYVQSNVTMRMKQLENELRAPLFYRNGKGVSLTSNGEILFTYAKQIIHVMDQSVKAVQSNGTEPKGTVKIGSTESTTAVRLPSILATYYNLYPEVELILETNTTEQLLQLVLDRKLDGAFIAGSIHHAELDTILFQEEELVLVSQLPLSSYKDLRETNLLAFSQGCYYRHLLETWLQEEEISPKRVLEFGTIESILACVKAGMGIAIMMKSIIKDYEHDLSLNALPNKFAKVPTTFIIRKDTFYSAALQKFIDIMIDSSCYPS; this comes from the coding sequence ATGGACATAAAAGATTTAACTGTTTTTCTCGAAGTGGCTAACGCAGGAAATATATCGCACGCAGCTAAAAAATTAAATTATGTGCAGTCAAACGTAACAATGCGCATGAAACAACTGGAAAATGAACTAAGAGCACCTTTATTTTATCGAAATGGAAAAGGTGTTTCCTTAACATCAAATGGAGAAATTTTATTCACTTATGCTAAACAAATCATTCACGTAATGGACCAATCCGTTAAAGCTGTCCAAAGTAACGGAACCGAGCCAAAAGGCACGGTGAAAATCGGATCTACAGAATCTACAACAGCTGTCCGTCTTCCTTCCATATTAGCGACCTATTACAATTTGTACCCTGAAGTTGAGTTGATTTTAGAAACAAACACAACAGAACAGTTACTTCAACTCGTTTTAGATAGAAAGCTTGATGGGGCATTTATCGCCGGGAGTATTCATCACGCTGAACTGGATACGATTTTATTCCAGGAAGAAGAATTAGTGCTCGTTAGCCAATTACCTTTATCTTCATATAAAGATTTACGAGAAACGAATTTACTCGCTTTTAGCCAAGGCTGTTACTATCGGCACCTATTAGAAACATGGCTTCAAGAAGAAGAGATTTCCCCGAAGCGAGTACTAGAGTTTGGGACAATTGAATCGATACTCGCTTGTGTAAAAGCAGGCATGGGCATCGCTATTATGATGAAATCCATAATTAAAGATTATGAACATGATTTATCTTTAAATGCTTTGCCAAATAAGTTTGCAAAAGTCCCTACTACCTTTATCATTCGAAAAGATACTTTTTATTCGGCTGCTTTACAGAAATTTATTGATATTATGATAGATTCATCTTGTTATCCGTCATAA